CAGATTGATGAGCAGCATACACATTTCCAATAGATGAAAGTAGTGCGACTAAAAAGCACAGCACTAATAGATATCTTATTTCCATATGCTTAAATTCTCTTTTTGCAAATTAAACAAAAATTCAAAGACACTTTACAAATTTCAAGTACTATTCTATTTGATTTTTTACCTTTGTAGTCAAAAATAAATAAAGTATTTGCAAATTAGAAAGTATAATTCGGCTAAAAGCTTGAAAATGGAATTGAAAGTCAATGAAATATTTTACACTTTACAAGGCGAAGGGGCAAGAGTAGGTTGCCCTTCTATATTCATTCGTTTGAGCCATTGTGATAAAACCTGTCCCTTTTGCGATACAGAATTTGAAAGTGGAAAAATTTTAACTGTTGGACAAATCTATGAAAACATTCAAAATTATCCTTGCCAGTGGATTGTATGGACAGGGGGAGAACCCACCTTGCAGCTTACCTCACAAATTGTACAATTTTTCAAAGATAAAGGCTATAAACAAGCCATTGAAACTCACGGAGGGAATAAAGTTCCCGCAGGCATAGACTATATTGCAGTTAGTCCCAAAGTGGCAGAGCACGTATTAGCTCAAAATTTTCCTGATGGCGTGCAAGAACTTCGGTATATTCGGCATGTAGGGCAAGCTATTCCGCAACCTAAAATTAAAGCTGAACATTATTTTATTTCACCTGAATTCAACGGCGATGTCCCTGTATATGAAAACATTGCTTATTGTATAGAGTTAGTAAAACAGCATCCCCAATGGCGATTATCTGTTCAGATGCATAAGTTTCTTAAAATCCGTTAAT
The sequence above is drawn from the Bacteroidia bacterium genome and encodes:
- a CDS encoding 7-carboxy-7-deazaguanine synthase QueE, translated to MELKVNEIFYTLQGEGARVGCPSIFIRLSHCDKTCPFCDTEFESGKILTVGQIYENIQNYPCQWIVWTGGEPTLQLTSQIVQFFKDKGYKQAIETHGGNKVPAGIDYIAVSPKVAEHVLAQNFPDGVQELRYIRHVGQAIPQPKIKAEHYFISPEFNGDVPVYENIAYCIELVKQHPQWRLSVQMHKFLKIR